The following are encoded in a window of Impatiens glandulifera chromosome 5, dImpGla2.1, whole genome shotgun sequence genomic DNA:
- the LOC124938531 gene encoding uncharacterized protein LOC124938531 translates to MQFPHLMSLPVINRLPKTISLTSFMYNKFEFKQTQSLSISQPISYKVFLLRNVHLSFGICFNSARLHHSHDMDVKQEIVMKVADDCSYDFTEEDNVVNDSKEIERRRKIGMANKGKVPWNKGKKHSAESLERISQRTKEAMANPKVRKKISESPRAPHSYHTKVKLRSSLRKVWQKRLKEKRSKEKILDLWSESISSAAKIGGKDQTELEWDSYDKLKEQIALELHQRAEDQIKAKEMAKLQARFRAERATRSKEERISKLARKEKEQENKVEAIKIKSFKNSGEFPVNQEVKLKERLTKIHKKKSTNGKISNQDYRPWEKLNLDCVKKEDGHRDISLADQIQAAKSRRMEHMSMKRPTISSFTPKSRSR, encoded by the exons ATGCAATTCCCTCACCT GATGTCACTACCAGTCATCAATCGCTTGCCTAAAACCATTTCCTTGACATCATTCATGTATAATAAGTTTGAGTTCAAACAGACTCAGTCATTGTCCATAAGCCAACCGATCAGTTATAAAGtttttcttttgaggaatgTGCACCTGTCATTTGGCATCTGCTTTAATTCTGCGAGACTTCATCATTCTCATGATATGGATGTTAAGCAAGAAATTGTTATGAAGGTAGCAGATGATTGTTCCTATGATTTTACGGAAGAAGATAATGTTGTTAATGACTCGAAAGAGATTGAAAGGAGGAGGAAAATAGGAATGGCAAACAAAGGGAAAGTGCCTTGGAACAAAGGCAAGAAGCATAGTGCAG AGAGTCTAGAAAGGATCAGTCAAAGAACAAAAGAAGCCATGGCAAATCCCAAG GTGAGAAAGAAGATTTCCGAGTCTCCTCGAGCTCCTCACAG TTATCACACCAAGGTGAAACTTCGATCTTCACTCAGAAAGGTTTGGCAAAAGCGGTTGAAAGAAAAGAGATCGAAGGAAAAAATATTGGATTTATGGTCTGAAAGTATATCCAGTGCTGCAAAGATAGGTGGAAAGGACCAAACGGAACTAGAATGGGATAGCTATGACAAGTTGAAGGAACAAATAGCTTTAGAGCTGCATCAGAGAGCAGAAGACCAAATTAAGGCTAAAGAAATGGCAAAACTACAAGCAAGATTCCGCGCAGAGAGAGCAACACGGTCAAAAGAAGAAAGGATATCAAAACTTGCTCGAAAAGAGAAAGAGCAAGAAAATAAAGTAGAGGCAATCAAGATAAAGTCTTTCAAGAATTCGGGAGAATTCCCTGTTAACCAAGAAGTGAAACTAAAGGAAAGACTAACAAAG ATCCATAAAAAGAAGTCTACAAATGGTAAAATCAGTAATCAAGATTATCGGCCTTGGGAAAAATTAAACCTTGATTGTGTAAAGAAAGAAGACGGGCACAGAGATATCTCCCTTGCAGATCAGATCCAAGCTGCTAAGAGCAGAAGAATGGAACATATGTCCATGAAAAGACCCACAATCTCATCCTTTACTCCCAAATCCAGATCCAGATAG
- the LOC124939573 gene encoding transcription factor GTE4-like yields the protein MLSWSVNYVISYPSESYTQLLRRLVERGKKKPKADQNSFKPAGRPIRFNDSNEVEAFEICTSLISGLFKHKYSKEFAEPIDIAEHGIHDYHSIIKNPMDLGTVKENLKTRLYKSPKEFAADTRLVFENAMTYNPESHIVHLMAAELLEFFNKNYAREEENYNLELDRSGEANEVNKRDMTYEEKLELNENLGSLSVEELGKVVEIFKKRNIVFSIHDDVVGVNINNIDVDILWELDRLVINYKSISNKNMRKSLLEEAETASVSLMNASANLEIAEETYNIGDRSVVLALPIRKTWQEDNVSSIQQH from the exons ATGTTATCTT GGTCTGtaaattatgtgatttcttATCCTTCAGAATCCTACACTCAattgctaagaagattggttgAAAGAGGAAAGAAGAAACCAAAAGCTGATCAAAATAGTTTTAAACCTGCTGGAAGACCAATAAGATTCAATGATAGCAATGAGGTTGAAGCATTCGAGATTTGTACGAGTCTGATATCTGGTTTGTTTAAGCACAAGTACAGTAAGGAGTTTGCGGAACCAATTGATATCGCGGAACATGGGATCCATGACTATCATAGTATTATTAAGAATCCTATGGATTTGGGAACTGTTAAAGAAAACCTGAAAACGAGATTATACAAATCCCCAAAAGAATTTGCAGCAGACACCAGACTTGTATTTGAGAATGCAATGACTTATAATCCTGAGAGTCACATAGTTCACTTAATGGCAGCTGAGCTATTGGAATTTTTCAATAAGAATTATGCGCGCGAAGAGGAGAATTATAATTTGGAGTTGGACAGATCGGGTGAAGCAAATGAGGTTAATAAGAGAGACATGACTTATGAAGAAAAACTGGAGTTAAATGAAAACTTGGGCAGTTTATCAGTAGAAGAGTTGGGAAAAGTTGTAGAGATCTTTAAGAAGAGAAATATTGTATTTTCCATACATGATGATGTGGTTGgtgtaaatattaataatattgatgTCGATATACTCTGGGAACTTGACAGGTTAGTTATAAATTACAAAAGTATATCGAACAAGAACATGAGAAAATCTCTTCTAGAGGAGGCGGAGACAGCTTCTGTTTCATTA ATGAATGCATCTGCTAACCTGGAGATAGCAGAAGAAACTTATAATATAG GTGACAGGAGTGTTGTTTTAGCTCTCCCTATACGAAAAACATGGCAAGAAGACAATGTCAGCAGCATTCAGCAGCACTGA
- the LOC124938095 gene encoding uncharacterized protein LOC124938095: MDLRFQSSKWAENIYQRFEALCQEIDDIVSQGTVGGKVKDNCIDTVQDLLPSSMVENGKDESQTSSLRDNNTFGTTYVKPRIGMTEKCAIVDSSENRNEQVPLSKSGTSLSQHVNVLNLENTDTQTVQMDSLTFSMQRKNNEERYLKKHGDCLHPDNSIKENAIERESFDSKILTCLEEDFSKEYFLPKSNERNNVNEIPSAFCSSLACNEGIARTENGGTASSTFIDEFHGVSNEAFIPTLTNEVACSQVKIDCVSENRLFQYFHADKQTDKGLSDGIPSALSIIPAGLKSTEKLGLSHKGESDKCGAESMMETIDLSDEVKLDESRVIVDSKLLTTATSFWPNSHRSYKKILKDAFTSRRRLQKEYEQLTIMYGDFDTVTDRQSNSTVLPKKTTTDLKKISSDEDHEWELL; the protein is encoded by the exons ATGGATTTGAGATTCCAAAGTAGCAAGTGGGCTGAAAACATATACCAGAGATTTGAGGCCTTATGCCAAGAGATTGATGATATTGTGAGTCAG GGTACTGTTGGTGGAAAAGTTAAAGATAATTGTATAGATACTGTTCAAGATTTACTTCCGTCTTCAATGGTGGAAAATGGGAAAGATGAAAGCCAAACATCTAGTTTGAGGGATAATAATACATTTGGAACGACCTATGTCAAGCCAAGAATTGGCATGACTGAAAAGTGTGCTATAGTTGATTCTTCAGAAAATAGGAATGAGCAAGTCCCCTTGTCAAAATCCGGTACATCTCTTTCCCAACATGTCAATGTTCTTAACTTAGAAAATACAGACACTCAAACTGTCCAAATGGATTCATTGACATTTTCGATGCAAAGGAAAAATAATGAGGAAAGGTATTTGAAAAAACATGGAGACTGCTTGCACCCTGATAACTCGATAAAAGAAAATGCCATAGAAAGGGAATCATTTGATTCGAAGATATTGACCTGTTTAGAAGAAGATTTCTCTAAAGAATATTTTCTACCAAAATCTAATGAGAGAAATAACGTCAACGAGATTCCTAGTGCCTTTTGTTCATCGTTAGCTTGCAACGAAGGTATCGCAAGAACAGAAAATGGTGGAACTGCCAGTAGTacttttatagatgaatttCATGGTGTTTCTAATGAAGCGTTCATACCTACTCTAACAAATGAAGTAGCTTGCAGTCAAGTTAAAATTGATTGTGTATCGGAGAATAGATTGTTCCAATATTTTCATGCAGACAAACAAACCGATAAAGGTCTTTCTGATGGGATCCCTTCTGCTTTGTCAATCATTCCTGCAGGGCTAAAGTCCACTGAAAAACTCGGATTATCACATAAAG GAGAATCGGATAAATGTGGAGCTGAGTCTATGATGGAAACTATAGATTTATCCGACGAAGTGAAGCTTGATGAGAGTCGTGTCATTGTGGATAGTAAACTACTTACTACAGCAACCTCCTTTTGGCCCAACAGTCACAGATCGTACAAg AAAATTCTGAAGGATGCTTTCACATCAAGGAGGAGATTACAAAAGGAGTATGAGCAGTTGACAATCATGTATGGTGATTTTGATACAGTGACAGATCGACAATCCAATTCTACAGTTTTGCCCAAAAAAACGACCACAGACTTGAAGAAGATATCATCTGACGAAGACCATGAATGGGAACTCTTGTAA